The Watersipora subatra chromosome 7, tzWatSuba1.1, whole genome shotgun sequence genomic interval GCTTGTAGCAGAACTGCAGGGTGTGACTGACAAACTAAAGTTTCTGCCATTGTTCCTGTCAGGATCAGCGTTTGCAGTGTATCAGCAGTTGAGCAATGAAGTAAAGGCTGATTATAATAAGCTGAAACATGAACTGAGGACTGCATTCAGCATTGATGTCTTTTCCTCATATGAGCAGTTAAAAAGCAGGATGCTGTCAGAAGGCGAGTCTGTAAATGTATATCTTGCTGACCTGAGGCGATTAGTAAATTTAATGGGACAGACAAATCCAGATCCTTTACTCAGATGTGTTTTTGTTGGTGGCTTACCTTCGGATATAGCTTTGCAACTAAAATCAACTGTAGATGTTGATAGTATGGAATTGCCTGCCCTCGTGAGTAAGGCCAGAGCCATGTTGGCGTCAAGGGGAGCAACTACCAGCTTTGTGTGCGCTGGGTTGAAACAAGGTAGAGCCATGCTATGCTACAGTTGCTCTGAAATGGGCACATGGCTCGTCAGTGCCCTACAGGAAGAATTGACAAATCTGCAGGTAATCGTAACCAATCTGTTCGTAAGTGCTATGTTTGTGACTCGACCACTCATCTGGCCAACAGGTGTCCTGAACGCTCGGGAAATGCGAAAGGGGGAGCATCTGCGTCGGATTCTCACCCCGCACGACAGCAATAGATACGGCGCTCCCAATAATGAATCTCCTAATCAATGGTGTAGAAACTTGATCATTAGTAGACACTGGTTGTCATCAATCTGTAGTGAGTGCCCAGGCTCTGCTGCTGCTGGGTGTCAGATACAGCGCACGTCGTACAACTGTGATGATGTTAGATGGTAAAACCACAGAGTGCCTAGGGGAGGTAGATTTGTACATTGGCACAGGAAAAAACACAGTTAGGCTCCGCTGTTTGGTTTCTATATCTTTAGTGTGCGACTGTTTAGCGATTATTGGGATGGATGCAGTGAAAAGATTGGGCGGCATGAGTGTGAGCGTTGAAGATGTGCCGTCTTTTGGGTTTTGCAAGGGTGGAGAGCCAACAGTAGCAGTAGGCATACGCAATAAACTCATCGGATTACAAGTAGAGGATACGGATTTTATAGCCACATTTGATGGAAAGAAGTGGACGGTAGCATGGCGATAGAAGGACGGAGAACCCATTCTGAAAAATCAATGTGGGCAGTACAGCATCTCAGATGAGTGCAGAGAAGGCTATGAGCAGGAAGTTGAAGCATGGATTGATAGTGGATGGTTGGAAGAGCATGATGAAACAGTACACGGCAAAGTGCAAGGCATTATACCTCTCATGGCAGCACTACAACCAAATAAGGAGAGAAAAATTCGGCCTGTGATGGACTACAGTCGGGAATTGAACCAGCATATAAACTGCAATCCAGGTGCAGATGTAGCTGTCTGTCAAGACAAGCTGCGAAAATGGCGAAAGTTTGGACCCAACTGTTGTATGCTTGACCTGAAGAAAGCCTATTTGCAGCTGTATGTGAATAATGAGCTTTTGAAATTCCCGGCTGTAAGGTACAAAGATAAGCTCTTTGTGATGACACGGATGGGCTTCGGGCTTAATGTGGCACCTAAGATCATGTCAAAGGTGCTAGGCAAGGTACTTTCATTGGATAGCAAGATTGAAGCTGGTACTGATCATTACATAGACGACATAATTGTGGAtaacgataaagttttagtagcACATGTAAGGGAGCATCTC includes:
- the LOC137400764 gene encoding uncharacterized protein — protein: MAKSVRFSDIIKSYKDYNTSGEFSVWIEKLELVAELQGVTDKLKFLPLFLSGSAFAVYQQLSNEVKADYNKLKHELRTAFSIDVFSSYEQLKSRMLSEGESVNVYLADLRRLVNLMGQTNPDPLLRCVFVGGLPSDIALQLKSTVDVDSMELPALVSKARAMLASRGATTSFVCAGLKQGRAMLCYSCSEMGTWLVSALQEELTNLQVIVTNLFVSAMFVTRPLIWPTGVLNAREMRKGEHLRRILTPHDSNRYGAPNNESPNQWLCDCLAIIGMDAVKRLGGMSVSVEDVPSFGFCKGGEPTVAVGIRNKLIGLQVEDTDFIATFDGKKWTYSISDECREGYEQEVEAWIDSGWLEEHDETVHGKVQGIIPLMAALQPNKERKIRPVMDYSRELNQHINCNPGADVAVCQDKLRKWRKFGPNCCMLDLKKAYLQLYVNNELLKFPAVRYKDKLFVMTRMGFGLNVAPKIMSKVLGKVLSLDSKIEAGTDHYIDDIIVDNDKVLVAHVREHLTKYGLVTKEPECIDDARVLGLRVKRDESGRLQ